TTCGTGGATGAGCAGATCTTTTCTGTCCTTTCAGCCAAGCATTAAGGCGCGGTTCTTCGCCTTGATCTTTAGATTGATAAAAAGAGCGATCTGAAAGTTCGGGCGGCAGATAATCCTGTTCGACCCATGCTTTAGGATAAGAGTGAGGGTATTTGTAGTTGCGTCCATAGCCCCATTCTTTTTGAAGCGCCGAAGTTGCGTTTCTTAGATGAAGAGGAACGGGAAGCATTCCATTTTGCCTGATTTCCTGTTTGATTGTATGGTAGGCCGCATAGGTGGTATTACTTTTGGGAGCAAGAGCAAGATACACCACTGTTTCTGAGAGGGGAATAAAACCTTCAGGCATACCAATAAATTCAACAGCTTGCTGACATGAAACCGCCAAAGTAAGAGCATAAGGATCGGCAAGTCCTATGTCTTCACCTGCTGAAATGATTAGTCTGCGAGTAACAAATTTAGGATCTTCACCACTTTCAAGTAAGCATCCCAAATAATAGAGAGCCGCATCAGGATCACTTCCACGTATTGATTTAATCATCGCAGAAGCTAGCTCATAATGAGAATCTCCGTCACGATCACCGCGAATAATTGTTTCAGGCAGAATAGTTCTAAGTTTTTCAGGTTCTCTTTTTTCTTCAGGTAACTGGGAGGTATATTCGAGTAAATTAAGAAGAGCGCGACCGTCTCCACCTGCCATTGAAGAAATAAGATTCAAACTTTCATCTTTCAGTTTAAAATCCAGCTCTTCAGTTGCGCGTTTGGCAATATCCGCTAAATCAATTTTGGTCAGTGCACGAAGTCTTAGAACATGAAGCCGGGATAAAAGTTGTTTTGTAATACTGAAAGATGGGTTTTCAGTCGTTGTTGCAAGTAGAGTTATTTCTCCGGATTCAAGAAG
The window above is part of the Maridesulfovibrio ferrireducens genome. Proteins encoded here:
- a CDS encoding replication-associated recombination protein A, encoding MKLELTDNQPLADRIRPTSLSQFVGQIHLRERIEAFERSKRLPSLLLFGPPGCGKSTLAMLLAQSTGRHYMRVSAPEAGIAALRKQLSGMDILILDELHRFSKAQQDFFLPLLESGEITLLATTTENPSFSITKQLLSRLHVLRLRALTKIDLADIAKRATEELDFKLKDESLNLISSMAGGDGRALLNLLEYTSQLPEEKREPEKLRTILPETIIRGDRDGDSHYELASAMIKSIRGSDPDAALYYLGCLLESGEDPKFVTRRLIISAGEDIGLADPYALTLAVSCQQAVEFIGMPEGFIPLSETVVYLALAPKSNTTYAAYHTIKQEIRQNGMLPVPLHLRNATSALQKEWGYGRNYKYPHSYPKAWVEQDYLPPELSDRSFYQSKDQGEEPRLNAWLKGQKRSAHPRINPPSGRIKK